The following coding sequences lie in one Peromyscus maniculatus bairdii isolate BWxNUB_F1_BW_parent chromosome 3, HU_Pman_BW_mat_3.1, whole genome shotgun sequence genomic window:
- the LOC143272452 gene encoding uncharacterized protein LOC143272452 codes for MDKVDGVRGVLTQAVHRRRAIDCHFPLVPCISPQRGSQRLHKQHPAEFTLWQVSSPGSRRHSGKCSTWPAGRASSGLETPPRQSRETTGKPLDSSSAASNFRTPHRCRRRVPVSRPTARVRGALERPGPWGAHSDPRGPRDPPWEVGRVLRHHGRRSASRAAGSTGSRGVARGEGAAAEQGRRSRWLASSQPRSPGT; via the coding sequence ATGGACAAAGTGGACGGGGTCCGAGGAGTTTTGACACAGGCCGTTCATAGGAGAAGAGCCATCGACTGCCACTTTCCTCTGGTCCCCTGCATTTCCCCACAGAGAGGCTCACAGAGGCTGCACAAGCAACACCCTGCAGAGTTCACACTCTGGCAGGTGAGCAGCCCCGGGAGCCGCCGGCATTCTGGCAAGTGCAGCACGTGGCCGGCCGGGCGAGCGAGCTCGGGCTTGGAGACGCCCCCAAGGCAGAGCCGGGAAACCACTGGGAAACCTCTGGATTCCAGCAGTGCGGCGAGCAACTTTCGCACCCCGCACCGGTGCCGGCGCCGGGTTCCAGTGTCCCGCCCCACGGCCCGGGTGAGGGGGGCGTTAGAACGACCCGGGCCGTGGGGTGCGCACTCTGACCCCCGCGGTCCCCGCGACCCCCCGTGGGAGGTGGGCCGAGTCCTGCGGCACCACGGGCGCCGCTCGGCCAGCCGCGCCGCGGGGAGCACGGGGTCGCGAGGGGTCGCCCGGGGCGAAGGGGCCGCCGCCGAGCAGGGGCGCCGCAGCCGGTGGCTCGCGTCGTCCCAGCCGCGCTCACCTGGGACCTGA